A single region of the Sus scrofa isolate TJ Tabasco breed Duroc chromosome 17, Sscrofa11.1, whole genome shotgun sequence genome encodes:
- the AHCY gene encoding adenosylhomocysteinase: MSEKLPYKVADISLAAWGRKALDLAENEMPGLMRMREMYSASKPLKGARIAGCLHMTVETAVLIETLVALGAEVRWSSCNIFSTQDHAAAAIAKAGIPVYAWKGETDEEYLWCIEQTLYFKDGPLNMILDDGGDLTNLVHTKYPELLSGIRGISEETTTGVHNLYKMKANGILKVPAINVNDSVTKSKFDNLYGCRESLIDGIKRATDVMIAGKVAVVAGYGDVGKGCAQALRGFGARVIITEIDPINALQAAMEGYEVTTMDEACQEGNIFVTTTGCIDIILGRHFEQMKDDAIVCNIGHFDVEIDVKWLNENAVEKVNIKPQVDRYLLKNGHRIILLAEGRLVNLGCAMGHPSFVMSNSFTNQVLAQIELWTHPDKYPVGVHFLPKKLDEAVAEAHLGKLNVKLTKLTEKQAQYLGMSREGPFKPDHYRY, encoded by the exons ATGTCGGAGAAGCTGCCTTACAAAGTCG CTGACATCAGCCTGGCCGCCTGGGGACGCAAGGCCCTGGACCTCGCAGAGAATGAGATGCCAGGCCTGATGCGCATGCGGGAGATGTATTCCGCCTCCAAGCCACTGAAAGGCGCCCGTATTGCCGGCTGCCTGCACATGACCGTGGAGACAGCTGTACTCATTGAGACCCTCGTCGCCCTGGGTGCTGAG GTGCGGTGGTCCAGCTGCAACATTTTCTCTACTCAGGACCATGCAGCAGCTGCCATTGCCAAGGCTGGCATTCCAG TGTATGCCTGGAAGGGTGAAACGGACGAGGAGTATCTGTGGTGCATTGAGCAGACACTGTACTTCAAGGATGGGCCCCTCAACATGATCCTGGATGATGGTGGTGACCTTACCAACCTCGTCCACACCAAGTACCCAGAGCTCCTGTCAG GCATCCGAGGCATCTCTGAAGAGACCACAACGGGAGTCCACAACCTGTACAAGATGAAGGCCAACGGGATCCTGAAGGTGCCTGCCATCAACGTTAATGACTCTGTCACCAAG AGCAAGTTTGACAACCTCTATGGCTGCCGGGAGTCCCTCATAGATGGCATCAAGCGGGCCACAGACGTGATGATTGCGGGCAAGGTGGCAGTGGTAGCGGGCTATGGCGACGTAGGCAAGGGCTGTGCCCAGGCCCTGAGGGGTTTCGGGGCCCGCGTCATCATCACGGAGATCGACCCCATCAACGCACTTCAGGCTGCCATGGAGG GCTATGAGGTGACCACCATGGATGAGGCCTGTCAGGAGGGCAACATCTTTGTCACCACCACGGGCTGTATCGACATCATCCTCGGCCG GCACTTTGAGCAGATGAAAGATGACGCCATCGTGTGTAACATCGGACACTTTGACGTGGAGATCGATGTCAAGTGGCTGAACGAGAACGCAGTGGAGAAGGTGAACATCAAGCCCCAG GTGGACCGCTACTTGTTGAAGAATGGGCACCGCATCATCCTGCTGGCCGAGGGCCGGCTAGTCAACCTAGGCTGTGCCATGGGCCACCCCAGCTTCGTGATGAGCAACTCCTTCACCAACCAGGTGTTGGCACAGATTGAACTGTGGACCCACCCAGACAAGTACCCTGTCGGGGTCCACTTCCTGCCCAAGAAG